The genomic interval TCAAAAGTAAGCCAAGTGCTAGGGCATCCATAAATGGAATTTTGGAATAGAGGCATGGGATCACAATCGCAAAAGTTTTCACAGTCCCGGCAATCAAAATGACCATTTCCACAGCCAAGAAATGGTTAAATTGGATAGAATACAAATCCACTCTTCTCCCTGTATTTATTATGAAACAAGGTATGAACGCCACCCAAACAAAGTACTGTATCTTATCTGCCAACAGGGACCCCATCGGTGGCGTCACCGGCGTGGTGATCCCCAAAATGAACGGCCCCAGGTAGCTATTTTGGCCCGTGAGTTCCCCGACAAGCGCAACGACGAGGACAATTACATTTAGAGCCACAAGATGATCTTGTTTCAACGGCTTCCCTTCTGGGGTTTTTCTCATCATCCAAAATATTATTGGACGGACTACGAAAACTATGATGATAACCATCACTATGACGCTCACATTCATCAGAAAGACTGTTCGTCTCGTGATTCCTACGCGGGCGTTCTCACTTGCGTAAATGTAAAATGTAGGAGCAAACCAGCCGATGAGGCTGCTAAGCAAAGATGAAGACAGCGCAAGACGCCCAATCTCCGAATTTAGAAGTTTTAGTTCTGTCAGATTAGCAAGAATCACATGAAAAGAAATCGTTGCTTCCAGTGTTGCGACCATTGGGAGTGTAGAACGAAGTTCATCGTCTAGTTCAAGACCGTCTCTGATAAACAATGTCGTTAATATCGTTACTATCAGTGGTATTATGAAGGCTCCGACGCCTATAACAATGGCGAGCTTGCCCGATTTTTTCACAATGCCTTTGTCTATTCGAGCAGAAAGGGTGAAGAACATAAAGATTAAGCCTACGCATTCGATGACATTGATCGCCATAACAGCCTTCGGTGGGAATACTAACTCCTTTAGTTCTTGATTTCGACTAAGAAGCGAAGGCCCTAAGGCAATTCCACCCTGCGCGATATATAAACGTGACACGCTCAATttataacttaaattaaagatatcaTCATTAACATAGAAGAGATGAAAATGACTGTGAATGCAACATGatttatcatatattttttaccaAGTCGTTAGGCTTACACACAACATGATAAATTAAATGGCCGTACGTATCAAATTAATGACTAGGGTTCGTAGGAGCTTACAAGCAATTGCGAGGCAAAAGCAGCCTCTCCAAAAGGCTTGAGAAGGAACTGAATAGCATATGTGAGTATAGTAACTAAAAGCATGGGAAGAAACACAACCATAATAGTAAAATGTGATGTTACTCTTCTCAAGAATGGAGTTGCTCCCCTGAAGGTTGACAATGGCTCGCAAAGTGTAGACATATTTCTCCCTGCTATCGGGTTGTAATAGACGGTTGTGTTGGGGTAGGATGCATTGCCTGGATTCATTGTTAATTCTCctggaaaaacaaaaagaaagaaagaaaaaaaatgacgaTCAAGAAGAATATCGATTAATCTGAATTTTCTGTATAGGAAACAAAGTTTGAAGGCAGGAAGGAGAAATATGGGGGTTGATTAATTCAgctattaacaaaaaaaaaaaaaaactgaggGATACTATTtcaattttgactttttttggGAGGGTTGCTGGGCAATTGTGAAGCCGAGAACAACGCTTAGTTTATGGACTAGACTTGTTTGACATCTGATATATGTGGATCTAAatctaaatcaatttttttttctttttttggttaattgaaATGCTTAGTAAGAGAAAAGTTTAGACCGTAAGGCCACATGTCACCATTGTAGTACGCACCACATAACTTGGaaattatttgattcaatttttgttttaatgctCCTAGAAAGAATAAAAGTGTACAAGACAGACAGACAGACATTATGGATTCATTTTGATGGCATTTCCACTCCGGATCCAGGCCCAGCAGCCAAGTCCTGCGTGGCAGgttctgctgctgctgctgggtGAGCGACAGCCCATCACCCAATGAGGCTCCGATTTGCTCTGAACGTTAACTTTTGCCTGGACAAACCTTCCAATTCTCTTCTCCCACCTCATTTTAAGTTGCATGAAGCAGTTCAATTGTTGTAGTCCCTACACGTAGTTGCACCatgcaaattaaattacttaatttttatttatttgtttttgttagtttaataaaacaagattcaattaaaatgaatCAATTACTTTCTTGGAATTAAGACTTGATGGTTGAAGGCGTCGTACAGTTACACTCTTAGATAAAAGGAAATGCTTGTCCATTTTTACCACCAAATAGCTAactctattttaaaaatgctGTTGTTACAGGGTATTTAaggtattttaaatttgtaaatctaAAGAACAGTGGTAATTTCATACAAACCAAAAAAGTTGTGGTAAATTAATACTGTTCCAATAACTCGGGTggcaaattaataaatttttaataaagatacAATTTACTATTAATCATAATTGATGTGTATTTATCAAACAGATATGGACGCAAATGTTAAAGATTGAGGTTGGAAAGCAgtagcttaaaagttatagcactaaaatatttggtaaacactatCTGCTGTAATTTAGAAGTTATATTGATGTGGGTTTTCACTTGTATTAtggaaaatctattatatatttaataattttatcaaaattattatttaaaatttatatttactacatattattaatttttgtttcataattataactttttttccacagcagttgtagcttaaaagttacagtacctcaatcccaaacgcacctaaaattatgacaaaattagtttcctaaaataattatttgtttcaattaaatttactgTTGCAGTTTATACGTATTTATTaagtttgatataaaatatgaatattaaaatactaactaaggtaacaataataaaaaaaatgatttccGAAATCTTTGTTTtggaaattcttttcttttattttagagGACAAAATCATTATTCTGTACACTTAATTAGTTAAGGcataaattctattaaatattctattatttttaacgaTTGGatggtaaaatgatagaaattgaaacattaagttttttaaaaaatgtaattattagaaaattttggtGATAATATCCCATATTAATATTCAAATGTGACGATGAAACccgtataattaattttttgagttGCAGATTGGACGGATGAAACATTATTAGTTGTTCATAATcgttaataaaaatcaaataacaaaaatcattaattaattaaaaaaatagtgacaTGCATACAAGGAGCAGAGAAAGTATTATCTTAGGAAAACTATATCCCATAAAAGTATTATGCACTACATAATTGAAATTAGtctttagttttttttcaattataactATTAATTTCAGTGTTCTTTTTTTCAAGGAACTAATGCGGaacatattattttcttttttcaaatattgatatattacaGTAATATTGGGTGCCTATTAATTAACTGTCGATTGTATTCTGATTTAGCCTAATTATCTAGTCGAAAAAATACATGTTCaaagtaatattatttattttaccatatcatttttattcctATCCcgaaggaaaaattaaaaatatttgtcgGGTCCACATTTTGTCGACATAAACACATGAAATCCAAAGGCTTTGATTTTCCTCCGCTGCTTCGACATCCGTTATCCGCACAAACGCAGCAAGGTATTTAACACTTCTGAGTCTAAATTTGCACTTAAAGCTGCTCATTATTTGATGTTGTAATGGCTTCTTTGAAACTTTTGTCCATTTCTTTGGACACAGTTGATTCACGGAAGCTCAATTTCGCTGCGAACCCACCTCAATTATCTGATCACTTCCCCATCTTTTCATTCACTAGGTCTTGTATAGTCACCACTTCGAATAGAGTCAAGCATGTTAAAAACGTTTCCTCTTCTGAAACTGACTTGTGTAGCATGAATGAATCAAAAGAAACTGATATTGGTATAGAAAATGATGTGGGCAGTGAGGTTTTTGTTGGAGAATGCTCGAATGTATCACGTAAAGTTAAGAAGGGACGGTATGGGGTGAAAAAAGGGAGTAAAAGAGATGTGGATATGAGTCTTAGGTTTAGGAGGAGTGCTAGGGAACAAGAAAGGGAGTACTTTTTTGCGAACGACGGTGAATTGGATGTTAATTATTCTGTTATTGGCGCTGATTTGAGTTTGGACGAGTGTAATGCGATATTGAAACGGCTTGAGAAGTATAGTGACAGCAAAAGTCTGAAGTTTTTTGAGTGGATGAGGACTAATGGGAAGTTGGAAAAGAATGTGATTGCTTATAATTTGGTTCTTCGAGTGTTTAGCAGGAGAGAAGATTGGGATGCCGCAGAGAAAATGATCAGGGAGGTAAGAATGAGTTTGGGCACTAAGCTgaattttcagctttttaacACGCTTATTTATGCATGTAATAAACGTGGGTGTGTGGAGTTGGGTGCAAAATGGTTCCATATGATGTTGGAATGTGATGTTCAGCCTAATGTTGCCACCTTTGGCATGCTCATGGGTCTTTACAAGAAGAGTTGGAGTGTTGAGGAGGCTGAATTTGCATTTAACCAAATGAGAAAGCTGGGACTTGTGTGTGAATCTGCTTACTCAGCAATGATTACAATCTATACCCGTTTGAGTTTGTATGAAAAAGCAGAAGAAGTAATTAGGTTGATCAGGGAAGATAAAGTAGTACCAAATTTGGAGAATTGGTTGGTGATGCTTAATGCTTATAGTCAGCAAGGTAAGCTAGAGGAGGCTGAACTAGTACTGGTCTCAATGCGAGAAGCAGGTTTTTCTCCAAATATTGTTGCTTACAACACATTAATCACTGGGTACGGGAAGGTATCTAATATGGACGCTTCTCAACGCCTGTTTTTGAGCATTAAGGATGTTGGATTAGAGCCAGATGAAACAACTTACCGCTCCATGATTGAAGGTTGGGGTCGAGCTGGAAATTACAGGGAGGCAAAATGGTACTATAAGGAACTCAAGCATTTGGGTTACAAGCCTAATGCATCTAACTTGTACACGCTAATAAATTTGCAAGCCAAATATGAAGATGAGGAGGGTGCTGTTAACACCCTTGATGATATGCTGAAGATGGGCTGCCAACATTCCTCCATCCTTGGTACTCTTTTGCAGGCATATGAGAAGGCTGGAAGAACTGATAATGTGCCTCGCATTTTAAAAGGGTCGCTCTATCAACATGTCTTATTCAATCTAACTTCTTGCTCCATTCTGGTCATGGCTTATGTGAAACATGGATTGATAGATGATGCTATGAAAGTTATGGGGGATAAAAGATGGAAAGATACAGTTTTTGAGGATAATTTGTATCATTTGTTGATTTGCTCATGCAAGGACTCGGGTCATCTTGCTAATGCAGTTAAGATATACTCTCATATGCACATTTGTGATGGGAAGCCAAACTTGCACATTATGTGCACAATGATTGACACTTACAGTGTCATGGGTATGTTCACTGAAGCTGAGAAACTTTATCTGAATTTGAAATCTTCAGGAATTAGATTGGACTTGATTGCCTTCACTGTTGTTGTGAGAATGTATGTAAAAGCTGGATCTTTGAAAGATGCTTGCGCTGTTTTAGAAACAATGGAGAAGCAAAAGGACATTGAACCAGATGCTTATCTGTACTGTGACATGCTCCGTATTTATCAACAATGTG from Citrus sinensis cultivar Valencia sweet orange chromosome 9, DVS_A1.0, whole genome shotgun sequence carries:
- the LOC112497910 gene encoding cation/H(+) antiporter 27-like, giving the protein MNPGNASYPNTTVYYNPIAGRNMSTLCEPLSTFRGATPFLRRVTSHFTIMVVFLPMLLVTILTYAIQFLLKPFGEAAFASQLLGGIALGPSLLSRNQELKELVFPPKAVMAINVIECVGLIFMFFTLSARIDKGIVKKSGKLAIVIGVGAFIIPLIVTILTTLFIRDGLELDDELRSTLPMVATLEATISFHVILANLTELKLLNSEIGRLALSSSLLSSLIGWFAPTFYIYASENARVGITRRTVFLMNVSVIVMVIIIVFVVRPIIFWMMRKTPEGKPLKQDHLVALNVIVLVVALVGELTGQNSYLGPFILGITTPVTPPMGSLLADKIQYFVWVAFIPCFIINTGRRVDLYSIQFNHFLAVEMVILIAGTVKTFAIVIPCLYSKIPFMDALALGLLLNCRGIYDIQVFTRAKQRLQITDESFAIMVITAMFQSAIIIPLVKLVYDSSRKYVAYRKRTIQHCESHAELRILICIPESDYVPTAINLLKASSPPQSHVGVYVMNLEEYIGRSMPVVIPHRLDKNPSSSKPAKIDPLLHAFFRYQQTNKAYVSVQCFTAVAPYASMHDDICSMAFQKATSLIIFPFLKTEPTLTKKVINNVLSMSPCSIGLLYDRSLAIDYRSFQCRRVCVLFIGGADDREALALGARMGRNPSIHLTVTRFVVTNPTMSDFIDEDRDQAMINDFRFVNLDSKNVEYVEEGVEEGFETLRIINAIANDFDLFLAGRRHEGCLHVLQGLGEWIEIEELGVVGDLLASDDFKSRASVLVIQQQAYAPYIE
- the LOC102620440 gene encoding pentatricopeptide repeat-containing protein At4g30825, chloroplastic, with the protein product MASLKLLSISLDTVDSRKLNFAANPPQLSDHFPIFSFTRSCIVTTSNRVKHVKNVSSSETDLCSMNESKETDIGIENDVGSEVFVGECSNVSRKVKKGRYGVKKGSKRDVDMSLRFRRSAREQEREYFFANDGELDVNYSVIGADLSLDECNAILKRLEKYSDSKSLKFFEWMRTNGKLEKNVIAYNLVLRVFSRREDWDAAEKMIREVRMSLGTKLNFQLFNTLIYACNKRGCVELGAKWFHMMLECDVQPNVATFGMLMGLYKKSWSVEEAEFAFNQMRKLGLVCESAYSAMITIYTRLSLYEKAEEVIRLIREDKVVPNLENWLVMLNAYSQQGKLEEAELVLVSMREAGFSPNIVAYNTLITGYGKVSNMDASQRLFLSIKDVGLEPDETTYRSMIEGWGRAGNYREAKWYYKELKHLGYKPNASNLYTLINLQAKYEDEEGAVNTLDDMLKMGCQHSSILGTLLQAYEKAGRTDNVPRILKGSLYQHVLFNLTSCSILVMAYVKHGLIDDAMKVMGDKRWKDTVFEDNLYHLLICSCKDSGHLANAVKIYSHMHICDGKPNLHIMCTMIDTYSVMGMFTEAEKLYLNLKSSGIRLDLIAFTVVVRMYVKAGSLKDACAVLETMEKQKDIEPDAYLYCDMLRIYQQCGMLDKLSYLYYKILKSGITWNQELYDCVINCCARALPIDELSRVFDEMLQHGFTPNIITLNVMLDIYGKAKLFKRVRKLFSMAKKLGLVDVISYNTIIAAYGQNKNLESMSSTVQEMQFDGFSVSLEAYNSMLDAYGKEGQMENFKNVLRRMKETSCTFDHYTYNIMIDIYGEQGWINEVVGVLTELKECGLRPDLCSYNTLIKAYGIAGMVEDAVGLVKEMRENGIEPDKITYTNMITALQRNDKFLEAIKWSLWMKQIGLQD